The Croceicoccus marinus genome contains a region encoding:
- the murB gene encoding UDP-N-acetylmuramate dehydrogenase, whose translation MASNPDTSLQYALRGGTITLPETRGRLTANAPLAKLTWFKTGGPAELLFEPADAGDLAAFLSALPEWVPVMGLGLGSNLIIRDGGVNGVVVRLGKGFSGVEKIDGLTLKLGGGTSGVLASSSARDHGIAGLEFLKSIPGSVGGFVRMNGGAYGREVKDILVEAEVVLRSGERRVFTPDDLNYSYRHSDLPEGAIVTSATMRGERGDPAAIQSEMDRISEAREASQPLRTKTGGSTFKNPPGERAWELVDRAGCRGLAIGDAQVSEKHTNFLINNGNATSAEIEALGEEVRRRVLENSGIELEWEIRRVGLTADEAARDEAAR comes from the coding sequence ATGGCCAGCAATCCCGACACAAGCCTGCAATACGCGCTGCGCGGCGGCACGATCACGCTGCCCGAAACGCGCGGGCGGCTGACCGCGAATGCGCCGCTGGCGAAGCTGACCTGGTTCAAGACCGGCGGCCCTGCCGAGCTTTTGTTCGAGCCTGCCGACGCGGGCGATCTGGCCGCTTTCCTGTCCGCGCTGCCCGAATGGGTGCCGGTGATGGGGCTGGGGCTGGGGTCGAACCTGATCATCCGCGACGGGGGCGTGAACGGCGTCGTCGTGCGGCTGGGCAAGGGGTTTTCGGGCGTCGAGAAGATCGACGGGCTGACGCTGAAGCTGGGCGGCGGCACATCGGGCGTACTGGCCAGTTCCAGCGCGCGCGACCACGGCATCGCCGGGCTGGAATTCCTGAAGTCGATCCCCGGCTCGGTCGGCGGTTTCGTGCGCATGAACGGCGGCGCCTATGGGCGCGAGGTGAAGGACATACTGGTGGAGGCTGAAGTCGTGCTGCGCAGCGGCGAGCGGCGCGTGTTCACGCCGGACGACCTCAACTACAGCTATCGCCATTCCGACCTGCCCGAAGGTGCCATCGTCACCAGCGCCACCATGCGGGGGGAAAGGGGCGATCCCGCCGCGATCCAGTCCGAAATGGACCGCATCAGCGAGGCGCGCGAAGCCTCTCAGCCGCTGCGTACCAAGACGGGCGGAAGCACGTTCAAGAACCCGCCAGGCGAACGCGCGTGGGAACTGGTCGACCGTGCGGGTTGCCGCGGCCTTGCCATCGGCGACGCGCAGGTAAGCGAGAAGCACACCAATTTCCTGATCAACAACGGCAACGCCACCAGCGCCGAGATCGAGGCGCTGGGCGAGGAAGTGCGCCGCCGCGTGCTTGAAAACAGCGGCATCGAACTGGAATGGGAAATCCGCCGCGTGGGCCTGACCGCCGACGAAGCCGCCAGAGACGAGGCCGCGCGATGA
- a CDS encoding peptidoglycan D,D-transpeptidase FtsI family protein, producing the protein MAKQRAIVIAFIFAAATAVLVLRVGMLGLFEADTAHASTSSLLVPDRGEITDRNGIPLARDFKSYALWFNPKAMEGGEPLTRPAGEIAAELVKIFPDMDQADLTRRLASGKGQYLRRRILPEQANRVHAIGEPALNPPAEPSRYYPEGTLAAHVLGYVGADGNGHVGMEEVFDKQLTDPATRGAPVALAIDARVQAALEDELYRVMGLAQAKGAGGIVMDVDTGEVVALASLPTFDPNHIDERGMELMFNRVTNQVYELGSTFKPLTIAAAIDAGTIGNLARRWPTGAPLRVGRFSIRDSHRIGASLNVPEILMHSSNIGTAQIADELGSARMKAKMEDLGFNERPYIELPARGFPIWRSGEWPRLTTMTVSYGHGVAVTPLHLASAYAAMVNGGVWRPATLKKLGAGEVPEGRRVFKEATSARMRQMLRMIVTDGTGRKADAPGFRIGGKTGSAEKPGAGGYRRTSLITTFASAFPMDNPRFVVVAMMDEPQGTAATSYQRTAAWNAAMVVGNVVPRIGPMLGVYPEASRDIDLTDLRPLVGKEAH; encoded by the coding sequence ATGGCAAAGCAGCGCGCCATCGTGATCGCCTTCATCTTCGCCGCCGCCACGGCGGTGCTGGTGCTGCGCGTCGGCATGCTGGGCCTGTTCGAGGCGGATACCGCGCATGCCAGCACCAGCAGCCTGCTTGTGCCCGACCGGGGCGAGATCACCGACCGCAACGGCATCCCGCTGGCCCGCGATTTCAAGAGCTATGCGCTGTGGTTCAATCCCAAGGCGATGGAAGGCGGCGAGCCGCTGACCCGCCCGGCCGGCGAGATCGCGGCCGAGCTGGTCAAGATCTTCCCCGACATGGACCAGGCCGACCTGACCCGCCGCCTTGCCAGCGGCAAGGGGCAGTACCTGCGCCGCCGCATCCTGCCCGAACAGGCCAACCGCGTGCATGCCATCGGCGAACCGGCGCTGAACCCGCCCGCCGAACCCAGCCGCTATTACCCCGAAGGCACGCTTGCGGCCCACGTGCTGGGCTATGTGGGCGCGGACGGCAACGGCCATGTCGGCATGGAGGAAGTGTTCGACAAGCAGCTGACCGACCCCGCCACGCGCGGTGCGCCAGTGGCGCTGGCCATCGACGCGCGGGTCCAGGCCGCGCTTGAGGACGAGCTGTACCGCGTGATGGGCCTGGCGCAGGCCAAGGGCGCAGGCGGCATCGTGATGGATGTCGATACCGGCGAAGTCGTCGCACTCGCCTCGCTGCCGACTTTCGATCCCAACCATATCGACGAACGCGGCATGGAACTGATGTTCAACCGCGTGACCAACCAGGTCTACGAGCTTGGGTCCACCTTCAAGCCGCTGACCATTGCCGCGGCGATCGACGCGGGCACGATCGGCAATCTCGCGCGCCGCTGGCCGACGGGAGCGCCGCTGCGCGTGGGCCGCTTCTCGATCCGCGACAGCCACAGGATCGGCGCATCGCTCAACGTGCCCGAGATACTGATGCATTCGTCCAACATCGGCACCGCGCAGATCGCCGACGAACTCGGCTCGGCGCGCATGAAGGCCAAGATGGAAGACCTGGGCTTCAACGAGCGGCCCTATATCGAACTGCCCGCTCGCGGATTTCCGATCTGGCGCTCGGGCGAATGGCCGCGCCTGACCACCATGACCGTGTCCTATGGCCACGGCGTCGCGGTCACGCCGCTGCATCTTGCCAGCGCCTATGCGGCGATGGTCAATGGCGGCGTGTGGCGCCCGGCCACTCTGAAGAAGCTGGGCGCGGGCGAAGTGCCCGAAGGACGCCGCGTGTTCAAGGAAGCGACCAGCGCGCGCATGCGCCAGATGCTGCGCATGATCGTCACAGACGGCACGGGCCGCAAGGCCGACGCGCCGGGCTTCCGCATCGGTGGCAAGACGGGCAGCGCCGAAAAGCCGGGCGCGGGCGGGTACAGGCGCACGTCGCTGATCACCACCTTCGCCAGCGCCTTTCCCATGGACAACCCGCGCTTCGTGGTCGTCGCGATGATGGACGAGCCGCAGGGCACGGCGGCAACCTCCTATCAGCGCACCGCGGCATGGAACGCCGCGATGGTGGTCGGGAATGTGGTGCCGCGCATCGGCCCGATGCTGGGCGTCTATCCCGAAGCCAGCCGAGATATCGACCTGACGGATTTGCGTCCGCTGGTCGGGAAGGAAGCACACTGA
- the mraY gene encoding phospho-N-acetylmuramoyl-pentapeptide-transferase gives MLYLIAQWLDFEGLANLVRYQSFRAGACLLTALAIGLLIGPRFIDLLRVRQGKGQPIRLDGPQTHLAKRGTPTMGGLLIMAAVSVSMLLWMDLNNAAVWACIAVTLGFGLIGFLDDYDKVRKASHKGVPGKVRLAAEFLIAGIAAWLVVGETTLYLPFVSFGIPLGPFYYVFAAFVIVGAGNAVNLTDGLDGLAIMPVIIASGTFAIIAYLVGRIDYAGYLGIPYVESAGELSILCAAIIGAGLAFLWFNAPPAAVFMGDTGSLALGGALGTIAVAAHHEVVLAIVGGLFVLEAVSVIVQVFWFKRTGRRVFRMAPIHHHFEQKGWAESTVVVRFWIVAIVLAVIGLATLKVR, from the coding sequence ATGCTGTACCTGATCGCCCAGTGGCTCGATTTCGAAGGGCTGGCCAACCTGGTCCGATACCAGAGCTTTCGGGCGGGCGCCTGCCTGCTGACGGCGCTGGCGATCGGCCTGCTGATCGGCCCGCGCTTCATCGACCTGCTGCGCGTGCGGCAGGGCAAGGGCCAGCCGATCCGGCTGGACGGCCCGCAGACCCATCTGGCGAAGCGCGGCACGCCCACCATGGGCGGGCTGCTGATCATGGCGGCGGTATCGGTGTCGATGCTGCTGTGGATGGACCTGAACAACGCGGCCGTCTGGGCCTGCATCGCGGTGACGCTGGGTTTCGGGCTGATCGGTTTCCTCGACGACTATGACAAGGTCCGCAAGGCCAGCCACAAGGGCGTGCCGGGCAAGGTGCGCCTGGCGGCCGAGTTCCTGATCGCGGGCATCGCCGCCTGGCTGGTGGTGGGCGAGACGACGCTCTATCTGCCCTTCGTCAGCTTCGGCATTCCGCTGGGGCCGTTCTATTACGTGTTCGCCGCCTTCGTCATCGTCGGCGCGGGCAATGCGGTGAACCTGACCGACGGGCTGGACGGGCTGGCCATCATGCCGGTGATCATCGCCAGCGGCACATTCGCCATCATCGCCTATCTGGTGGGGCGCATCGATTACGCCGGCTATCTGGGCATCCCCTATGTCGAAAGCGCGGGCGAATTGTCGATCCTGTGCGCCGCGATCATCGGGGCGGGTCTTGCTTTCCTGTGGTTCAACGCGCCGCCCGCCGCCGTGTTCATGGGCGACACCGGATCGCTGGCACTGGGCGGGGCGCTGGGCACCATAGCGGTCGCCGCCCATCACGAGGTCGTGCTGGCCATCGTCGGCGGGCTGTTCGTGCTGGAAGCGGTGTCGGTGATCGTGCAGGTGTTCTGGTTCAAGCGCACCGGCAGGCGCGTGTTCCGCATGGCCCCGATCCATCATCATTTCGAACAGAAGGGCTGGGCCGAATCCACCGTGGTCGTGCGCTTCTGGATCGTGGCCATCGTGCTGGCCGTGATCGGGCTGGCGACGCTGAAGGTGCGATGA
- a CDS encoding FtsW/RodA/SpoVE family cell cycle protein — protein sequence MSVAPHFERGADGVHIVARTPRRRKGRVHDLTVWWREIDRVILFLVLTLMGVGIIGVAAGSAASAHRLSTAAKTLDEMMFFKQHLAWLVMGLAVMFGSSMLSRENARRGAILLACAMFALLIVTPFVGHEINGARRWINLGASFQPSEFYKPAYTLLLAWMLSWRVRDPQIPVIGLAFGVLLASVALLMLQPDFGTAMLLAGVCLVLVITAGLPVQRIGMAVGLIMTIVIAAYFFYDNARHRIDAFLGGSEAYSQVDLARKTMLSGGWFGQGLWMGTRKNSLPEAHTDYILSVIGEEFGLLAVSTIALLYCALVVRVLWRLKDEEDLFTILAGTGLASLLGGQAFINIAVNLQLFPSKGMTLPLISYGGSSMIALCLTVGLMLAVTRRNPFLTRDGLPVGHGGMRR from the coding sequence ATGAGCGTTGCACCCCATTTCGAACGCGGCGCCGACGGCGTCCATATCGTCGCCCGCACTCCGCGCCGCCGCAAGGGCCGCGTCCACGACCTGACCGTCTGGTGGCGCGAGATCGACCGCGTCATCCTGTTCCTGGTGCTGACCCTGATGGGCGTGGGCATCATCGGCGTCGCGGCGGGATCGGCGGCCAGCGCGCACCGTCTGTCGACAGCGGCCAAGACGCTGGACGAGATGATGTTTTTCAAGCAGCACCTCGCCTGGCTGGTGATGGGGCTGGCGGTGATGTTCGGCTCGTCCATGCTCTCGCGCGAGAATGCGCGGCGCGGGGCGATCCTGCTGGCGTGCGCCATGTTCGCTCTGCTGATCGTCACGCCCTTCGTGGGGCACGAGATCAATGGCGCGCGGCGCTGGATCAATCTGGGCGCGTCTTTCCAGCCGTCTGAATTCTACAAGCCGGCCTATACGTTGCTGCTGGCGTGGATGCTGTCCTGGCGGGTGCGCGATCCGCAGATACCGGTGATCGGGCTGGCCTTTGGTGTGCTGCTCGCCTCGGTCGCGTTGCTGATGCTGCAGCCCGATTTCGGCACGGCTATGCTGCTGGCGGGCGTCTGCCTGGTGCTGGTTATCACCGCGGGCCTGCCGGTGCAGCGCATCGGCATGGCGGTGGGGCTGATCATGACCATCGTGATCGCCGCCTATTTCTTCTATGACAATGCGCGCCACCGCATCGACGCATTCCTGGGCGGAAGCGAGGCCTATAGCCAGGTCGATCTTGCCCGCAAGACGATGCTGTCGGGCGGGTGGTTCGGGCAGGGCCTGTGGATGGGCACGCGCAAGAACTCGCTGCCCGAGGCGCATACCGACTATATATTGTCCGTGATCGGCGAGGAATTCGGCCTGCTGGCGGTCAGCACCATTGCGCTGCTCTATTGCGCATTGGTGGTCCGCGTGCTGTGGCGGCTGAAGGACGAGGAGGACCTGTTCACGATTCTCGCGGGAACGGGCCTCGCCTCGCTGCTGGGCGGGCAGGCGTTCATCAATATCGCGGTGAACCTGCAGCTGTTTCCCTCCAAGGGAATGACCCTTCCGTTGATCAGCTATGGCGGCTCGTCCATGATCGCATTGTGCCTGACCGTCGGCCTGATGCTGGCGGTCACGCGGCGCAATCCGTTCCTGACGCGCGACGGCTTGCCCGTCGGCCATGGAGGTATGAGACGATGA
- the murC gene encoding UDP-N-acetylmuramate--L-alanine ligase, with protein sequence MSGIAEVMHNLGYKVQGSDMRESAVVESLRAKGIPVVIGQKAENVDGVAVLVISTAVKRTNPEVVAALEARIPVVRRAEMLAELMRLKRTVAVAGTHGKTTTTSMVAALLDAGGVDPTVINGGIIESYGSNARVGESDWMVVEADESDGSFLRLDGTIAVVTNIDPEHLDHYGSFDAVKDAFVEFVENVPFYGAAVLCLDHPEVQAILPKIRDRRTVTYGFSAQADVRAENVTPVLGGNCFDAVLRQRDGSLQRIDGIELPMPGRHNVLNALAAVAVAVELNCVADTIRDGFARFGGVRRRFTKVGEIAFDGADPAVVIDDYGHHPVEIRAVLSAAREGAQNRVIAVAQPHRYSRLNDHMEDFQSAFNDADIVYVTPVYAAGEQPIEGASAEALVAGLKERGHRHTGIVEDADALADTLAPILEPGDIVVCLGAGDITRWAADLAGEIAKRRECAG encoded by the coding sequence ATGTCCGGCATCGCCGAGGTGATGCATAACCTGGGCTACAAGGTGCAGGGCAGCGACATGCGGGAAAGCGCCGTGGTCGAAAGCCTGCGCGCCAAGGGCATCCCCGTCGTCATCGGGCAAAAGGCCGAGAATGTGGACGGCGTCGCGGTCCTCGTCATCTCGACCGCCGTCAAGCGCACCAATCCCGAGGTTGTCGCCGCGCTCGAGGCGCGCATTCCCGTCGTGCGCCGCGCCGAGATGCTGGCCGAGCTGATGCGGCTGAAGCGCACGGTGGCGGTCGCCGGAACCCACGGCAAGACCACCACCACGTCGATGGTCGCCGCGCTGCTGGATGCGGGCGGCGTGGACCCGACCGTGATCAATGGCGGCATCATCGAAAGCTACGGCTCCAATGCGCGGGTGGGCGAAAGCGACTGGATGGTCGTCGAGGCCGACGAGAGCGACGGCAGCTTCCTGCGTCTTGATGGCACGATCGCGGTCGTCACCAATATCGATCCCGAGCATCTCGACCATTACGGCAGCTTCGACGCGGTGAAGGACGCCTTCGTCGAATTCGTCGAGAACGTGCCCTTCTATGGCGCGGCGGTGCTGTGCCTCGACCATCCCGAAGTGCAGGCGATCCTGCCCAAGATCCGCGACCGACGCACCGTCACCTATGGCTTTTCGGCGCAGGCGGACGTCCGGGCCGAGAATGTCACCCCGGTGCTGGGCGGCAACTGTTTCGACGCCGTGCTGCGCCAGCGCGACGGCAGCCTGCAGCGCATCGACGGCATCGAACTGCCCATGCCGGGCCGCCACAACGTGCTGAACGCGCTGGCCGCCGTGGCCGTCGCGGTCGAGCTGAACTGCGTGGCCGACACGATCCGCGACGGCTTTGCCCGTTTCGGCGGCGTGCGGCGGCGCTTCACCAAGGTGGGCGAGATCGCCTTCGACGGGGCGGACCCGGCCGTCGTCATCGACGATTACGGCCACCACCCGGTCGAGATCCGCGCGGTGCTGTCCGCCGCCCGCGAAGGTGCGCAAAACCGCGTGATCGCGGTGGCGCAGCCGCATCGCTACTCGCGCCTCAACGACCACATGGAAGACTTCCAGAGCGCGTTCAACGATGCCGATATCGTCTATGTCACCCCCGTCTATGCCGCGGGCGAACAGCCGATCGAGGGCGCGAGCGCCGAGGCGCTGGTCGCGGGGCTGAAGGAACGCGGCCATCGCCACACCGGCATCGTCGAGGATGCGGACGCGCTGGCCGACACGCTCGCCCCGATCCTGGAACCGGGCGATATCGTCGTGTGCCTGGGTGCGGGCGACATCACGCGCTGGGCCGCCGATCTGGCGGGCGAGATCGCCAAGAGGCGAGAGTGCGCGGGCTGA
- the murD gene encoding UDP-N-acetylmuramoyl-L-alanine--D-glutamate ligase has product MTQGAAPSASGILPPSVFAGRNYAVLGLARTGMASIRALCDAGARVLAWDRDPEARRLAEQLVGDCRGMLQVAEIDRFSVAGYDGIVVSPGVPLNRHPITEIARATGVPIIGDIELFAQARAKLPPHKVAGITGTNGKSTTCALLHHLLKGAGYSTRLGGNIGIPVLSTEALEPNAMGPAIYVFELSSYQIDITNSLSCEAAAILNVSPDHLDRYDGSFEAYTESKVRLFGLQDARAMALVDRGSMKLPSVARAMAHRSPIVIEDVSLPGSPADWPSLQGPHNRGNAAAAVAIARRFGVEEDDIEAGLKSFRGLPHRMERVGEIAGVAFVNDSKATNPASTAPALAAFPPHDGRARIHWIVGGLPKGDTLGECEAMLDHVAAAYTIGEAGPMFSRLLEGRVPVQRSEMMGEAVRAAAEAARPGDVVLLSPACASFDQFRDYEKRGEAFASLVAMLADGDTAEGQS; this is encoded by the coding sequence ATGACGCAAGGCGCTGCCCCCTCCGCCTCGGGCATATTGCCGCCCAGCGTGTTCGCGGGGCGCAACTATGCCGTGCTCGGCCTCGCCCGTACCGGCATGGCATCGATCCGCGCGCTGTGCGACGCGGGTGCGCGGGTGCTGGCGTGGGACCGCGACCCGGAAGCACGCCGCCTTGCCGAACAGCTGGTGGGCGATTGCCGCGGCATGCTGCAGGTGGCCGAGATCGACCGTTTCTCGGTCGCGGGCTATGACGGCATCGTCGTATCGCCCGGCGTGCCCCTGAACCGCCATCCGATTACCGAGATTGCGCGCGCCACCGGCGTTCCCATCATCGGCGACATCGAACTGTTCGCGCAGGCCCGCGCCAAGCTGCCGCCGCACAAGGTCGCGGGCATCACCGGCACGAATGGCAAGTCCACCACCTGCGCACTGCTGCATCATCTGCTGAAAGGCGCGGGCTATTCCACGCGGCTGGGCGGCAATATCGGCATTCCCGTGCTGTCGACCGAAGCGCTAGAGCCCAATGCCATGGGTCCGGCCATCTATGTGTTCGAATTGTCCAGCTACCAGATCGACATCACCAACAGCCTGTCGTGCGAGGCGGCGGCGATCCTGAACGTCTCACCCGATCATCTCGACCGTTATGACGGCAGTTTCGAAGCCTATACCGAAAGCAAGGTCCGCCTGTTCGGGCTGCAGGACGCGCGGGCCATGGCGCTGGTCGATCGCGGCAGCATGAAGCTGCCCTCGGTCGCGCGGGCGATGGCGCACCGGTCGCCCATCGTGATCGAGGATGTGTCGCTGCCCGGCAGCCCCGCCGACTGGCCCTCGCTGCAAGGGCCGCACAATCGCGGCAATGCGGCGGCGGCGGTGGCCATCGCGCGCCGCTTCGGGGTCGAGGAAGACGATATCGAGGCCGGGCTGAAGAGCTTTCGCGGCCTGCCCCACCGGATGGAGCGGGTGGGCGAGATCGCCGGCGTCGCCTTCGTCAACGATTCCAAGGCGACCAATCCCGCCTCCACCGCTCCCGCGCTGGCCGCGTTCCCGCCCCATGACGGGCGCGCCCGCATCCACTGGATCGTCGGCGGCCTGCCCAAGGGCGACACGCTGGGTGAATGCGAGGCCATGCTGGACCATGTCGCCGCCGCCTATACCATCGGCGAGGCGGGGCCCATGTTCAGCCGCCTGCTGGAAGGCCGCGTGCCGGTCCAGCGTTCGGAAATGATGGGCGAGGCGGTACGCGCCGCCGCCGAGGCCGCGCGGCCCGGTGACGTGGTATTGCTGTCGCCCGCCTGCGCCAGCTTCGACCAGTTCCGTGATTACGAAAAGCGGGGCGAGGCCTTTGCCAGCCTGGTGGCGATGCTGGCGGACGGCGACACGGCAGAGGGGCAGTCATGA
- the murG gene encoding undecaprenyldiphospho-muramoylpentapeptide beta-N-acetylglucosaminyltransferase, producing MSKQAAPRATRHYILAAGGTGGHMIPAFALASELIARGHKVALVTDTRGEAIPGKPAGMEAYVLPAGRMDGGVLGKLRGLNAIRKGRRMALRLMREMEPACVVGFGGYPAMPTLLAARAAGVPFVIHEQNAVLGRVNRYLAGSAAAVATAYERIDRMPAKAASKIHLIGNPVREEVLALRDQAFPPFLKDGLLRVLVTGGSQGARILSRVVPAGFAALPRDMRHRLQVTQQCRPEDIEAVRESYAASGIPAELGTYFEDMAQRLADAHLFVGRAGASTIAELTAVGRPAILIPLAIAMDDHQTANAREMAEAGGARAIPEPAFTAEALAEQMLAMAEEPETLANAAHRSWICGRPDAARDLADLVEGFGGTPLMDVIKVGRSAPAKSSAAAAPAASKVAEDAK from the coding sequence ATGAGCAAGCAGGCCGCGCCGCGCGCGACCCGCCATTATATCCTGGCAGCCGGGGGCACCGGCGGCCACATGATACCCGCCTTCGCGCTGGCGAGCGAGCTGATCGCGCGCGGGCACAAGGTTGCGCTGGTCACCGACACGCGGGGCGAGGCAATTCCCGGCAAGCCGGCGGGCATGGAGGCATATGTCCTGCCCGCAGGGCGCATGGACGGCGGCGTCCTTGGCAAGCTGCGCGGGCTCAACGCGATCCGCAAGGGCCGCCGCATGGCGCTGCGCCTGATGCGCGAGATGGAGCCTGCCTGCGTCGTCGGTTTCGGCGGCTATCCCGCGATGCCAACACTGCTGGCGGCGCGGGCGGCGGGCGTGCCCTTCGTCATTCACGAACAGAACGCCGTGCTGGGCCGGGTGAACCGCTATCTGGCGGGCAGCGCGGCGGCGGTCGCGACCGCTTATGAACGGATCGACCGCATGCCCGCCAAGGCGGCCAGCAAGATCCACCTGATCGGCAATCCGGTGCGCGAGGAAGTGCTGGCGCTGCGCGACCAGGCCTTTCCGCCGTTCCTGAAGGACGGTCTGCTGCGCGTGCTGGTCACGGGCGGAAGCCAGGGCGCGCGCATCCTTAGCCGCGTGGTGCCCGCGGGCTTCGCCGCGCTGCCCCGGGACATGCGCCACCGCCTGCAGGTGACGCAGCAATGCCGGCCCGAGGATATCGAGGCGGTGCGCGAATCCTATGCGGCCAGCGGCATACCCGCCGAGCTTGGCACCTATTTCGAGGACATGGCCCAGCGCCTTGCCGACGCGCATCTGTTCGTCGGCCGCGCGGGCGCGTCGACCATCGCGGAACTGACCGCCGTGGGCCGCCCCGCGATCCTGATCCCGCTGGCCATCGCGATGGACGACCACCAGACCGCCAATGCCCGCGAGATGGCCGAGGCAGGGGGCGCCCGCGCGATCCCCGAACCCGCCTTCACGGCCGAGGCACTGGCCGAGCAGATGCTGGCCATGGCGGAAGAGCCCGAGACGCTGGCCAATGCGGCGCACCGCTCGTGGATCTGCGGCCGCCCCGATGCGGCGCGCGACCTCGCCGATCTGGTCGAAGGGTTCGGCGGCACGCCGCTGATGGACGTGATCAAGGTCGGCAGGTCCGCGCCGGCGAAATCCTCCGCCGCGGCCGCCCCCGCCGCCAGCAAGGTCGCGGAGGACGCGAAGTGA
- a CDS encoding UDP-N-acetylmuramoyl-L-alanyl-D-glutamate--2,6-diaminopimelate ligase: protein MRLSAIMERAGLDAGGLGDAGGLGDAGGASDAAVTGFAIDHRKVAPGTIFGAFQGASVNGEDFIDAAIASGAVAIVARPGARVTGAVHVADPMPRRAFARMAAQFFVPVPATIVAVTGTNGKTSTVEMTRQIWRMCGFSAASIGTLGVTTPDESVSTGLTTPDIVTFLSNMTGLAREGVTHVAYEASSHGLSQFRNEGLKVAAGAFTNLSRDHLDYHDTMEEYFAAKMRLFDEVVADGGKAVIWADDLHSDAAIDHARRRGLSVLSIGNRAGEDGIRLNGRHPTELGQELALGFGGAEYKVRLPLIGAYQAANALMAAGLVLATADASGPAAAQVFDAMSRLQPVRGRLERAAINRAGAPAYVDYAHTPEALEAAIAALRPHVGAEGRLIVVFGAGGDRDAGKRAPMGAIAARDADAAIVTDDNPRGEDPAHIRTAVMVGAEGASNVTEIAGRRDAIAAAIRQAGRGDIVLIAGKGHEQGQVYGRGEATRVHPFDDVTVARECAA, encoded by the coding sequence ATGCGGCTTTCGGCCATCATGGAACGGGCGGGCCTGGATGCGGGCGGCTTGGGCGATGCGGGCGGCTTGGGCGATGCGGGCGGCGCGAGCGATGCGGCGGTGACCGGCTTTGCCATCGACCACCGCAAGGTCGCCCCCGGCACGATATTCGGCGCGTTCCAGGGCGCCAGCGTCAATGGCGAGGATTTCATCGACGCGGCCATCGCCAGCGGCGCGGTCGCCATCGTGGCGCGCCCCGGCGCCAGGGTAACGGGCGCGGTGCATGTCGCTGACCCGATGCCCCGCCGCGCCTTCGCACGCATGGCGGCGCAGTTCTTCGTGCCCGTGCCCGCCACCATCGTCGCGGTCACCGGCACCAACGGCAAGACCTCTACCGTCGAGATGACGCGCCAGATCTGGCGCATGTGCGGTTTTTCGGCGGCCAGCATCGGCACGCTGGGCGTGACCACCCCGGACGAGAGCGTGTCGACCGGCCTGACCACCCCCGACATCGTCACCTTCCTGTCGAACATGACCGGGCTGGCGCGCGAAGGCGTGACACATGTCGCCTATGAAGCGTCGAGCCACGGCCTCTCGCAATTCCGCAACGAAGGGCTGAAAGTCGCGGCGGGGGCGTTCACCAATCTGTCGCGCGATCACCTCGACTATCACGACACGATGGAAGAGTATTTCGCCGCCAAGATGCGCCTCTTCGACGAGGTGGTCGCGGATGGCGGCAAGGCGGTGATCTGGGCCGACGATCTGCACAGCGACGCGGCGATCGACCATGCACGCAGGCGCGGGCTGTCGGTTCTTTCCATCGGCAATCGCGCCGGCGAGGACGGTATCCGCCTCAACGGCCGGCACCCGACCGAGTTGGGGCAGGAACTGGCGCTTGGCTTCGGCGGCGCGGAGTACAAGGTAAGGCTGCCGCTGATCGGGGCGTACCAGGCCGCCAATGCGCTGATGGCGGCGGGGCTGGTACTGGCGACCGCGGATGCGTCGGGTCCGGCGGCGGCGCAGGTGTTCGACGCGATGTCGCGGCTGCAGCCGGTGCGCGGACGGCTGGAGCGCGCGGCGATCAACCGCGCGGGCGCGCCCGCCTATGTCGATTACGCCCATACGCCCGAGGCGCTGGAAGCCGCCATCGCGGCGCTGCGCCCGCATGTCGGCGCGGAAGGCCGCCTGATCGTCGTGTTCGGCGCCGGCGGGGACCGCGACGCGGGCAAGCGCGCGCCGATGGGGGCCATCGCGGCGCGCGATGCCGATGCCGCGATCGTCACCGACGACAATCCGCGCGGCGAGGACCCCGCCCATATCCGCACCGCCGTCATGGTCGGCGCGGAAGGCGCAAGCAATGTCACCGAGATCGCAGGCCGGCGCGATGCCATCGCCGCCGCGATCCGGCAGGCCGGCAGGGGCGACATCGTCCTGATCGCCGGCAAGGGCCACGAACAAGGCCAGGTTTATGGGCGCGGCGAAGCCACACGCGTCCACCCTTTCGACGACGTCACCGTAGCAAGAGAGTGCGCAGCATGA